One segment of Erigeron canadensis isolate Cc75 chromosome 2, C_canadensis_v1, whole genome shotgun sequence DNA contains the following:
- the LOC122586790 gene encoding beta-galactosidase 16: MMILLVAVVVCGGNVVVEGANVSYDGRSLMIDGQRRILFSGSIHYPRSTPDMWPSLIAKAKQGGLDAIQTYVFWDLHEPQPGQYDFNGRNDIVSFIKQVQQQGLYVTLRIGPFIEAEWGYGGLPFWLHDVPGIVFRTNNEPFKFLMQNFTTKIVNMMKDENLFASQGGPIILSQIENEYQNVEGSFHADGPIYVNWSAQMAVAQNTGEPWMMCKQDDAPDPVINTCNGMRCAETWKGPNSPNKPSLWTENWTSFVQGYGEDPYLRSAQDIAFQTTLFIVKMNGSYVNYYMYHGGTNFGRNPASFIITSYYDQAPLDEYGMLRQPKYGHLKDMHSAMKLCSQALLYGDLTIETLGQNLEAYVYNTNAGDCAAFLINNNSRESGVVFHGFPYTLPSKSISILPDCKTVIFNTATVSTQVSTRSMEPVIKFDSLQQWETFSETVPQFDQASLTSDTLLEQMNTTKDTSDYLWYSMSIQHDLSEDQHMLRVNSFGHALHAYVNGVLVGSQHGTRKAPGFTFENNITFSTGINNISLLSVMVGLPDSGAYMERRRSGLQEVFIEELNLTSYSWGYQIGLLGEKLSIYTEDGSSNVSWNQYDNSGTLTWYKTTFDMPEGNESIALNLGSMGKGEAWINGQSIGRYWVSFNTTGGSPSQTWYNVPRSFIKPTDNLLVLFEEEFGNPLKISLDTISINRICGHVSDVHPPKVDSWKVSDHYQWRPRPRVHLRCPQKRNITSIVFASHGDPSGDCNSYSLGECHSSNTQQIVEKACLGKRQCSIAHTTGNFGADPCPGTPKTLLVDARCE; the protein is encoded by the exons ATGATGATACTACTAGTAGCAGTGGTTGTTTGTGGCGGCAACGTGGTGGTGGAAGGAGCGAACGTAAGTTATGATGGAAGATCGCTTATGATTGATGGGCAACGTAGAATTTTGTTTTCGGGTTCAATTCATTATCCTCGAAGCACCCCTGAT atgTGGCCATCATTGATAGCTAAAGCCAAGCAAGGTGGTTTGGACGCCATACAAACCTATGTGTTTTGGGACCTCCATGAGCCACAACCTGGCCAG TATGATTTTAATGGAAGAAATGACATAGTAAGTTTCATTAAGCAAGTCCAACAACAAGGTCTTTATGTAACCCTTCGTATTGGACCTTTCATTGAGGCCGAATGGGGTTACGG AGGCTTGCCATTTTGGTTACATGATGTTCCTGGCATCGTCTTTCGTACCAACAATGAACCATTCAAG TTTCTGATGCAAAACTTTACAACCAAAATAGTGAACATGATGAAAGATGAGAACCTTTTTGCTTCACAAGGAGGCCCAATTATTTTATCTCAG ATAGAAAATGAGTACCAAAACGTTGAAGGATCCTTTCATGCCGACGGGCCAATATATGTCAACTGGAGCGCGCAAATGGCAGTGGCTCAAAACACTGGTGAACCATGGATGATGTGCAAGCAAGACGATGCACCTGATCCCGTg ATCAACACCTGCAATGGGATGAGATGTGCAGAAACATGGAAAGGACCAAACTCACCAAACAAACCTTCTTTATGGACCGAAAATTGGACTTCTTT TGTACAAGGATACGGAGAAGATCCATACCTGAGATCAGCCCAAGATATCGCCTTTCAGACAACTCTCTTCATTGTAAAGATGAATGGAAGCTATGTAAATTACTACATG TATCATGGAGGAACAAATTTCGGAAGGAACCCTGCATCATTTATCATAACAAGTTATTATGATCAAGCCCCTCTTGATGAATATGGCATGCTCAGACAACCAAAGTACGGCCATCTTAAAGATATGCACTCGGCAATGAAGTTGTGTTCACAGGCTTTACTCTATGGAGACTTAACCATCGAAACTTTGGGTCAAAATCTTGAA gCATATGTCTACAACACAAATGCTGGGGATTGTGCTGCATTTCTCATCAATAATAATAGTCGAGAAAGTGGGGTTGTATTTCATGGTTTTCCATATACTTTGCCATCAAAGTCGATTAGCATCTTACCAGACTGCAAAACTGTAATCTTTAATACTGCAACG GTAAGCACACAAGTTAGTACACGATCAATGGAGCCAGTCATAAAGTTCGATTCACTTCAGCAATGGGAGACATTTAGTGAAACTGTCCCTCAATTCGACCAGGCATCATTGACGTCTGATACATTGCTAGAACAAATGAATACCACAAAAGACACATCAGATTATCTTTGGTACTCTATGAG TATCCAACATGACTTGTCGGAAGATCAACATATGCTCAGAGTGAACTCTTTTGGACATGCCCTGCACGCATATGTTAATGGAGTCCTTGTGG GTTCTCAGCATGGAACTCGTAAGGCTCCAGGATTTACATTTGAAAACAACATTACTTTTTCCACGGGAATCAACAATATCTCTTTATTGAGTGTAATGGTTGGATTGCCG GATTCAGGGGCCTATATGGAGCGTAGACGTTCAGGGTTACAGGAGGTGTTTATTGAAGAACTCAACTTAACAAGCTACTCGTGGGGATATCAA ATCGGGTTGCTGGGGGAGAAGCTATCGATTTACACAGAGGATGGGTCAAGTAATGTCTCGTGGAACCAGTATGACAATTCTGGTACTCTAACATGGTACAAG ACTACATTTGATATGCCCGAGGGAAACGAGTCAATTGCCCTAAACCTTGGTTCAATGGGGAAAGGAGAAGCTTGGATCAATGGCCAAAGTATTGGAAGATATTGGGTTTCATTTAATACCACTGGAGGCTCTCCTTCTCAAACATG GTACAACGTACCACGGTCTTTTATTAAGCCCACGGATAACCTACTAGTTTTGTTCGAGGAGGAATTTGGGAACCCGTTAAAAATTTCCTTAGATACTATTTCTATCAATAGAATATGTGGACATGTATCAGATGTACATCCACCTAAGGTAGATTCATGGAAAGTAAGTGATCATTATCAATGGAGACCGAGACCTAGAGTTCACCTACGATGTCCTCAAAAACGGAACATCACAAGTATCGTGTTTGCAAGTCATGGTGATCCTTCTGGTGACTGCAACAGCTACTCCCTAGGAGAGTGCCATTCCTCTAACACTCAACAAATCGTCGAAAAG gCTTGTTTGGGGAAAAGGCAATGCTCGATTGCTCATACGACAGGAAATTTTGGTGCAGACCCATGTCCGGGGACACCAAAAACACTTTTGGTGGATGCAAGATGTGAATAG